A region from the Mesotoga infera genome encodes:
- a CDS encoding 3-aminobutyryl-CoA ammonia lyase yields MLTKAMVRIRMSLQDAHYGGNLVDGARVIQMFGDVATELLIRNDGDEGLFKAYDNIEFLAPVYAGDYVEATGEIVS; encoded by the coding sequence ATCTTGACAAAGGCTATGGTCAGAATTCGAATGAGCCTTCAAGATGCTCATTACGGAGGCAACTTGGTTGATGGTGCAAGAGTTATCCAGATGTTCGGTGATGTTGCTACTGAGTTGTTAATAAGAAATGATGGCGATGAAGGCTTATTCAAAGCCTATGATAACATCGAATTTCTTGCTCCTGTCTATGCAGGAGATTACGTTGAAGCAACAGGAGAAATAGTCTC